From the genome of Desulfobaculum xiamenense, one region includes:
- the ctaD gene encoding cytochrome c oxidase subunit I yields the protein MADSGAAGNGFLGPVAGAGHVRAWLFSTDHKRIGLLYLTCILVMFVVGVLLGLAIRLELIAPGETIMGAQTYNAVFTLHGVVMIFLVVIPSIPAAFGNIILPLHIGAEDVAFPRLNNFSWWLYVIGACIAVSALFTGDGPPDTGWTFYVPFSAVTTTNVGLAVTAVFILGFSSILTGLNFIVTIHRLRAPGMGWGRLPLFVWTLYATAWIQVLATPILGITALLIVAERVLGMGIFDPARGGDPILYQHLFWIYSHPAVYIMILPAMGVVSEIIPVFSRKRIFGYGTIAASSLAIAFAGSLVWAHHMFTSGMSDTAVLVFSLLTFVVAIPSAVKVFNWVATLYKGAIRLEPPLTFALCFVFLFCVGGLTGLVLGSAGTDVHVHDTYFVVGHFHYVIFGGTGFGLFGAMHYWFPKIFGRMYDRRRANASALILAVGLNVLYFPMLILGLQGMPRRYYDYLPQYTDMHVVSTVGSWIVAVGLALMFWNLWRGLRAGQRVGANPWGAATLEWTLSSPPPHHNFAREPVVTAGPYEFAEVRLDDA from the coding sequence ATGGCTGATTCCGGGGCTGCGGGAAACGGCTTCCTCGGGCCGGTGGCGGGGGCGGGGCACGTGCGGGCGTGGTTGTTCTCGACGGACCACAAGCGCATCGGGCTGCTCTATCTGACGTGCATCCTCGTCATGTTCGTGGTGGGGGTGCTCCTCGGGCTGGCAATCCGGCTGGAGCTCATCGCTCCGGGCGAGACGATCATGGGCGCGCAGACCTATAACGCCGTGTTCACCCTGCACGGGGTGGTCATGATCTTCCTTGTGGTCATCCCGAGCATTCCCGCCGCATTCGGCAATATCATCCTGCCGCTGCACATCGGTGCCGAGGACGTGGCCTTTCCGCGTCTCAACAACTTTTCGTGGTGGCTCTACGTCATCGGGGCGTGCATCGCCGTGAGCGCGCTGTTCACCGGCGACGGCCCGCCGGACACCGGCTGGACCTTCTACGTGCCGTTCTCCGCCGTGACCACCACCAACGTGGGGCTGGCCGTGACGGCGGTGTTCATCCTCGGGTTCTCGTCCATCCTTACCGGACTCAACTTCATCGTGACCATCCACCGCCTGCGCGCGCCGGGCATGGGCTGGGGGCGGCTGCCGCTCTTCGTGTGGACGCTCTACGCCACGGCGTGGATACAGGTGCTGGCCACGCCCATCCTCGGCATTACGGCGCTCCTCATCGTGGCGGAGCGGGTGCTCGGCATGGGCATTTTCGATCCCGCGCGCGGGGGCGATCCCATCCTCTACCAGCACCTGTTTTGGATCTACTCGCACCCGGCGGTGTACATCATGATTCTTCCCGCCATGGGCGTGGTTTCCGAGATCATTCCCGTCTTCTCGCGAAAGCGCATCTTCGGGTATGGAACCATCGCCGCGTCGAGCCTCGCCATCGCCTTTGCGGGATCGCTGGTGTGGGCGCATCACATGTTCACCAGCGGCATGAGTGACACGGCGGTGCTCGTCTTTTCGCTTTTGACCTTCGTGGTGGCCATTCCTTCGGCGGTGAAGGTCTTCAACTGGGTGGCGACGCTCTACAAGGGAGCCATTCGTCTCGAACCACCGTTGACCTTCGCGCTGTGCTTCGTGTTTCTGTTCTGCGTGGGCGGGCTGACCGGGCTGGTCCTCGGCAGCGCGGGCACGGACGTCCACGTGCACGACACGTATTTCGTGGTGGGGCATTTCCATTACGTGATCTTCGGCGGCACGGGCTTCGGGCTGTTCGGGGCCATGCACTACTGGTTCCCCAAGATATTCGGCAGGATGTACGACCGCCGCAGGGCGAACGCGAGCGCGCTCATCCTCGCCGTGGGACTGAACGTGCTGTATTTTCCCATGCTCATCCTCGGGCTTCAGGGCATGCCCCGGCGCTATTACGATTACCTGCCCCAGTACACGGACATGCATGTCGTCTCCACCGTTGGCTCGTGGATTGTGGCCGTCGGGCTTGCGCTGATGTTCTGGAATCTGTGGCGCGGGCTCCGCGCTGGTCAGCGCGTGGGAGCCAATCCGTGGGGCGCGGCCACGCTGGAGTGGACCCTGTCCTCCCCGCCGCCGCATCACAATTTCGCGCGGGAGCCTGTGGTCACGGCCGGGCCCTACGAGTTCGCGGAGGTGCGCCTCGATGACGCATGA
- a CDS encoding SCO family protein: MRWLRAWALCLALWLCCVAWGGWPAAAGDGAVPQPVESAGMHHAEHGDAHAPAEHGHEAAKVPPGHDHEAMMRELATSASDAAPTPEMDVGVDEHLGAYLPEGLTFTDSDGDAVDLRAAASVPSIILPVYFTCPSVCNLMLSSFARILPEVPLDAGRELRVIAVSFDELDTPAVAAASKRNYMAALRGGFPPEHWLFLTGDKATIDRAMDAIGFGFARRGDAFVHPAVAVAVAPDGKIVRYLYGTDFLPFDVTMAATEAAQGRVGLSVKRLLSYCFDYDPQGRRYVFDTMRVVGGSILGLALVLFIVLMLAGRRTRGKGERDG, from the coding sequence ATGCGTTGGCTACGGGCGTGGGCGCTATGCCTCGCGCTGTGGCTGTGCTGCGTCGCGTGGGGCGGATGGCCTGCCGCCGCCGGCGATGGGGCGGTGCCGCAGCCCGTCGAATCCGCAGGCATGCACCACGCGGAACATGGGGATGCGCATGCTCCGGCCGAGCATGGGCACGAAGCCGCGAAGGTCCCGCCCGGTCACGACCACGAGGCCATGATGCGCGAGCTGGCGACATCCGCTAGCGACGCGGCACCCACTCCCGAGATGGACGTGGGCGTTGACGAGCATCTGGGCGCGTATCTACCCGAGGGGTTGACCTTCACCGACTCGGATGGCGATGCCGTGGATCTGCGCGCGGCGGCGAGCGTTCCGAGCATCATCCTGCCTGTGTACTTCACCTGTCCGAGCGTGTGCAATCTGATGCTTTCGTCCTTCGCGCGGATTCTGCCCGAGGTGCCGCTCGATGCCGGACGCGAGCTGCGCGTCATCGCCGTGAGTTTCGACGAACTGGATACCCCGGCCGTGGCCGCCGCCAGCAAACGCAACTACATGGCCGCGCTGCGCGGGGGATTCCCGCCGGAACACTGGCTGTTTCTCACCGGCGACAAGGCGACCATCGACCGCGCCATGGACGCCATCGGCTTCGGCTTCGCGCGCCGGGGCGACGCCTTCGTGCATCCGGCCGTGGCTGTGGCCGTGGCGCCGGACGGGAAGATCGTACGCTATCTCTACGGCACGGACTTCCTGCCCTTCGATGTGACCATGGCCGCCACCGAGGCCGCGCAGGGGCGGGTGGGCCTGTCCGTGAAGCGCCTTCTGTCCTATTGCTTCGACTACGATCCGCAGGGGCGGCGCTACGTGTTCGACACGATGCGCGTGGTTGGCGGGTCCATCCTCGGCCTCGCGCTGGTGCTGTTCATCGTGCTCATGCTGGCCGGGCGCAGGACACGCGGCAAGGGGGAACGCGATGGCTGA
- a CDS encoding c-type cytochrome produces MSPACGMVTDGGFSIIEINPMEGRMRYLVVVSVFFFMLVMGVFATAQADGRGVYVKCIGCHGVDGSKHALNVSPPIKGQSAGELERKLFGYLDGSFGGDKKIVMTNVLKKLSEEDIREVSKYVSEF; encoded by the coding sequence ATGTCCCCTGCCTGTGGTATGGTCACCGATGGTGGATTCTCCATCATCGAAATCAATCCCATGGAGGGACGAATGCGCTATCTTGTCGTTGTTTCAGTGTTTTTCTTTATGCTGGTCATGGGGGTCTTCGCTACCGCGCAGGCGGACGGGCGCGGCGTGTACGTGAAGTGCATCGGTTGCCACGGCGTGGACGGCAGCAAGCATGCCTTGAACGTCAGCCCGCCCATCAAGGGCCAGAGCGCCGGGGAGCTCGAACGCAAGCTCTTCGGGTATCTGGACGGCAGTTTTGGCGGCGACAAGAAGATCGTCATGACCAACGTGCTGAAGAAGCTGTCCGAAGAGGATATTCGGGAGGTTTCGAAGTACGTGTCGGAGTTCTGA
- a CDS encoding methyl-accepting chemotaxis protein, producing MFAFHSIRTKTMFFAGLCLVASLMTVLACSTYLAREAAQENALREATAQARMEASRIRERIDTGLTIARSTAQMLAGYRKDTAGAAERSQIISMQYEIASLNEAVLGVWSGWEPNAFDGRDDEFRSAPGCKADGRFVPYWNRVGGMHFQDIKADLDSGAWYTNPRDSGRETVLDPIVYDMSGQRVTVVSLAAPIRVDGRSVGVVGVDVTGDFLEELADSVTLFGVRAEVTLVSGSGVMLAHTDRPDAIGKPYADAEPEARMIMKAMSRGEERHFSRNGQLHIAVPVSFGKSGTIWGLALEVDEDIIFDRANAMAVQTALIGGGCLALAMIVLWFLSGRLVRPIQDTAVAVKRIADGDLDVKLDVRGDDEVSNMQAAVNVMVEHLRKNITEIENQVRVAREKTAQAEAAMVEAEEAGRRADRARSEGLLQAADRLGVVVERISTAMEEISAQSEEIRRGTDVQKDRIASTATAMEEMNATVLEVAQNAGDAANQGASAMTSARDGREVVGKSIEAMGTTQKHTDELHKAMEQLDEQARAIGSIMNVIDDIADQTNLLALNAAIEAARAGDAGRGFAVVADEVRKLAEKTMNATKEVGSSIVAIQKVAESNITSMERATKDLQGAVEYANRSGEMLGTIVTGTEAAASQIQGIATAAAQQSAASDEINRSIEEVNRITLDTARSIEETVDALREMTQQTAGLATLIQELRDEAEM from the coding sequence GTGTTCGCTTTTCATTCGATCAGAACGAAGACTATGTTCTTTGCGGGGCTGTGCCTTGTTGCGTCGCTCATGACGGTATTGGCCTGCTCGACGTATTTGGCCCGTGAGGCCGCACAGGAAAATGCCCTGCGCGAGGCCACCGCGCAGGCGCGGATGGAGGCATCCCGCATCCGTGAGCGCATCGATACGGGCTTGACCATCGCTCGTAGCACGGCACAGATGCTGGCAGGGTACAGGAAGGACACCGCTGGCGCGGCCGAGCGCAGTCAGATCATCTCCATGCAGTACGAGATCGCCTCGCTGAACGAGGCCGTTCTGGGCGTGTGGTCCGGCTGGGAGCCCAATGCCTTTGACGGGCGTGACGACGAGTTCCGCTCCGCGCCGGGCTGCAAGGCTGACGGCCGTTTCGTGCCCTACTGGAACCGCGTGGGTGGCATGCATTTCCAGGACATCAAGGCCGACCTCGACTCCGGCGCATGGTACACGAATCCCCGCGATAGCGGCCGCGAGACCGTGCTCGATCCCATCGTGTACGACATGAGCGGTCAGCGGGTGACGGTGGTTTCGCTGGCCGCACCCATTCGCGTGGACGGGCGGTCCGTAGGTGTGGTCGGCGTGGATGTGACGGGCGATTTCCTTGAGGAATTGGCCGACTCAGTCACCCTGTTCGGGGTGCGTGCGGAGGTGACCCTTGTCAGCGGCAGTGGCGTCATGCTGGCCCATACCGATCGGCCCGACGCCATCGGCAAGCCGTACGCCGATGCGGAGCCCGAGGCGCGAATGATTATGAAAGCCATGTCGCGCGGTGAGGAACGTCATTTTTCCCGCAACGGTCAGCTGCATATCGCCGTGCCTGTGTCGTTCGGAAAGAGCGGAACCATCTGGGGACTGGCCCTTGAAGTGGACGAGGACATCATCTTCGACCGCGCCAATGCCATGGCTGTGCAGACGGCGCTCATCGGTGGCGGCTGCCTCGCGCTGGCCATGATTGTGCTGTGGTTTCTCTCCGGTCGCCTTGTGCGCCCCATTCAGGATACCGCCGTGGCCGTCAAACGCATTGCCGACGGCGACCTCGACGTGAAGCTCGACGTGCGCGGGGACGATGAGGTGTCCAACATGCAGGCTGCCGTGAATGTCATGGTGGAGCACCTGCGCAAGAATATCACCGAGATCGAGAATCAGGTTCGCGTGGCGCGGGAGAAGACAGCACAGGCCGAGGCGGCCATGGTCGAGGCCGAAGAGGCCGGACGTCGCGCCGACCGGGCGCGCTCTGAGGGCCTTTTGCAGGCCGCCGACAGGCTCGGGGTGGTGGTGGAACGCATTTCCACGGCCATGGAGGAAATCTCCGCCCAGTCCGAGGAAATTCGACGCGGTACCGATGTGCAGAAGGACCGTATCGCCTCTACGGCCACGGCCATGGAGGAGATGAACGCCACGGTGCTGGAGGTGGCCCAGAATGCAGGGGATGCCGCCAATCAGGGCGCATCCGCCATGACCAGCGCCCGTGACGGGCGCGAGGTGGTCGGCAAGTCCATCGAGGCAATGGGTACCACCCAGAAGCACACCGACGAATTGCACAAGGCCATGGAGCAGCTCGACGAGCAGGCCCGTGCCATCGGCAGCATCATGAACGTCATCGACGACATTGCGGACCAGACGAACCTGCTGGCGCTCAACGCCGCCATCGAGGCCGCTCGCGCGGGCGACGCCGGGCGCGGCTTCGCCGTGGTCGCCGACGAGGTGCGCAAGCTGGCCGAGAAGACCATGAACGCCACCAAGGAAGTCGGCTCGTCCATCGTGGCCATCCAGAAGGTGGCCGAGAGCAACATCACGTCCATGGAGCGTGCCACCAAGGATCTTCAGGGCGCGGTGGAATACGCCAACCGCTCCGGTGAGATGCTTGGGACCATCGTCACCGGCACCGAGGCGGCCGCCAGCCAGATTCAGGGCATCGCCACCGCTGCGGCCCAGCAGTCCGCCGCCAGCGACGAGATCAACCGCTCCATCGAGGAGGTCAATCGTATCACGCTGGACACTGCGCGCAGCATCGAGGAGACCGTTGACGCCCTGCGCGAGATGACCCAGCAGACCGCCGGTCTGGCCACACTCATTCAGGAGCTTCGCGACGAGGCCGAAATGTAA
- a CDS encoding methyl-accepting chemotaxis protein, with protein sequence MLAFRSIKTKTLFFTGMCLVATLMVVIACSTYSAREEALEMAVQEASARATIEADKIRSRINQGLTIARSTANTFEGYKKDTSGTPERSQIMAMQYELSAQNENVLGVWSGWEPNAFDGRDAEFAAIEGNRPDGRFVPYWNRVGGMHFQVITVDIDAGKWYTDARDSGREAVLDPVTYKLNGETVTLVSLTSPVRLNGRSIGVVGVDLAADFLQKLADSVTLFGTRADVVIVSHSGVMIGRTDHPDAIGKPFDDVEPDAHKIMRAMSRGESMHFFRDGKLNIAVPVPLGEGGTSWAVSLAVDENLIFAPVNAMALQTALIGGGCLVLAMIVLWFLVGRLARPIQDTASAVNRIAEGDLDVKLDVHGHDEVADMQVAVNVMVEHLRKNIAEIENQVSVAREKTAQAEKAMAEAEEAGRRADRARSEGLMQAADKLGVVVERISTAMEEISAQSEEIRRGTDVQKDRITATATAMEEMNATVLEVAQNAGHAANQGASAMTSARDGREVVGKSIDAMGTTQKHTDELRVAMEQLDEQARAIGSIMNVIDDIADQTNLLALNAAIEAARAGDAGRGFAVVADEVRKLAEKTMNATKEVGSSIVAIQKVAESNITSMERAAKDLQGAVEYANRSGEMLGTIVTGTEAAASQIQGIATAAAQQSAASDEINRSIEEVNRITLDTARSIDETVDALREMTQQTAGLATLIQELRDEANA encoded by the coding sequence GTGTTAGCGTTTCGTTCGATCAAGACGAAGACTCTGTTTTTCACGGGTATGTGCCTTGTGGCGACGCTTATGGTCGTCATCGCCTGCTCGACCTATTCGGCGCGCGAGGAAGCCCTCGAGATGGCCGTCCAGGAGGCCTCCGCACGGGCAACCATCGAGGCCGATAAGATTCGTTCGCGCATCAATCAGGGCCTGACCATCGCGCGCAGCACGGCCAATACCTTCGAGGGCTACAAGAAGGACACCTCGGGCACGCCCGAGCGCAGCCAGATCATGGCCATGCAGTATGAGCTGTCCGCCCAGAACGAGAATGTGCTCGGCGTGTGGTCCGGCTGGGAGCCCAATGCCTTTGACGGCCGCGACGCCGAGTTCGCCGCCATCGAGGGCAACCGCCCCGACGGCCGCTTCGTGCCGTACTGGAACCGCGTGGGCGGCATGCATTTCCAGGTCATCACCGTCGATATCGACGCGGGCAAGTGGTATACCGACGCGCGCGACTCTGGCCGCGAGGCCGTGCTCGACCCCGTCACCTACAAGCTCAACGGCGAGACGGTGACCCTTGTGTCGCTGACCTCGCCCGTGCGCCTCAATGGCCGGTCCATCGGCGTTGTCGGTGTGGACCTTGCCGCAGACTTTCTCCAGAAGCTGGCCGACTCCGTCACCCTGTTCGGCACCCGTGCCGACGTTGTCATCGTGAGCCACAGCGGCGTCATGATCGGGCGTACCGATCATCCGGATGCCATCGGCAAGCCCTTTGACGACGTGGAGCCTGATGCCCACAAGATCATGAGAGCCATGTCTCGCGGCGAGAGCATGCATTTCTTCCGCGACGGCAAGTTGAACATTGCCGTTCCCGTGCCCCTTGGCGAGGGCGGAACCTCCTGGGCCGTGTCCCTCGCTGTGGATGAGAATCTCATCTTCGCCCCGGTCAACGCCATGGCCCTGCAGACGGCGCTCATTGGCGGCGGCTGCCTCGTGCTGGCCATGATCGTGCTGTGGTTCCTTGTGGGCCGTCTGGCCCGCCCGATTCAAGACACGGCCTCTGCGGTTAACCGCATCGCCGAGGGCGACCTCGACGTGAAGCTCGACGTGCACGGCCACGACGAAGTGGCCGACATGCAGGTCGCCGTGAACGTCATGGTGGAGCACCTGCGCAAGAATATCGCCGAGATCGAGAATCAGGTCAGCGTGGCGCGGGAGAAGACCGCACAGGCCGAGAAGGCCATGGCCGAGGCCGAAGAGGCCGGACGCCGCGCCGACCGGGCGCGTTCCGAGGGCCTTATGCAGGCCGCCGACAAGCTCGGCGTGGTGGTGGAGCGCATCTCCACGGCCATGGAGGAAATCTCCGCTCAGTCCGAGGAAATCCGGCGTGGCACCGACGTGCAGAAGGATCGCATCACCGCCACGGCTACGGCCATGGAGGAGATGAACGCCACGGTGCTCGAAGTGGCCCAGAACGCCGGGCACGCCGCCAATCAGGGCGCATCGGCCATGACCAGCGCCCGCGACGGGCGCGAGGTGGTCGGCAAGTCCATCGACGCCATGGGCACCACTCAGAAGCACACCGATGAACTGCGTGTGGCCATGGAGCAGCTCGACGAGCAGGCCCGCGCCATCGGCAGCATCATGAACGTCATCGACGACATCGCGGATCAGACGAACCTGCTGGCGCTGAACGCCGCCATCGAGGCCGCCCGCGCTGGCGACGCCGGACGCGGCTTTGCCGTGGTCGCCGACGAGGTGCGCAAGCTGGCCGAGAAGACCATGAACGCCACCAAGGAAGTCGGCTCGTCCATCGTGGCCATCCAGAAGGTGGCGGAGAGCAACATCACGTCCATGGAGCGCGCCGCCAAGGATCTTCAGGGCGCGGTGGAATACGCCAACCGCTCCGGCGAGATGCTCGGCACCATCGTCACCGGCACCGAGGCGGCCGCCAGCCAGATTCAGGGCATCGCGACCGCTGCGGCCCAGCAGTCCGCCGCCAGCGACGAGATCAATCGCTCCATCGAGGAGGTCAACCGCATCACGTTGGACACCGCGCGCAGCATCGACGAGACCGTTGACGCCCTGCGCGAGATGACCCAGCAGACCGCCGGTCTGGCCACCCTCATTCAGGAGCTTCGCGACGAGGCCAACGCCTGA